The following proteins come from a genomic window of Nicotiana tomentosiformis chromosome 12, ASM39032v3, whole genome shotgun sequence:
- the LOC104108949 gene encoding beta-glucuronosyltransferase GlcAT14A, with protein MGIKLFMFSFILTSILFILVYIPTQLSQSPITIFKPTKSFIISNTSKPYPVKFAYLISASKGDVPKLKRLLFSLYHPGNFYLIHLDLDAPEAEHKEISRFVGGNTVFGEINNVWIVGKPNLVTYRGPTMLATTLHAMSMLLRIAKWDWFINLSASDYPLVTQDDLIHAFSDIPRDLNFVQHTSHMGWKLNKRGKPIIIDPGLHSLNKSEIWWVIKQRSLPTAFKLYTGSAWTILSRSFAEYCIIGWENLPRTLLLYYTNFVSSPEGYFQTVICNSEEYKNTTVNHDLHYITWDNPPRQHPRSLGPKDYRRMVLSNRPFARKFKNNNPVLNKIDRDILRRRNGQFSAGGWCTNDDERGCLSLQGEKYGVLRPGTGARRLKTLLKKLVSAPNFAKRQCR; from the exons ATGGGTATCAAACTTTTTATGTTTTCTTTCATTCTAACCTCAATTCTATTCATTCTTGTCTACATACCCACCCAATTATCTCAATCACCAATCACTATTTTCAAGCCAACTAAAAGCTTCATCATCTCTAATACTAGTAAACCTTACCCTGTAAAATTTGCTTACTTGATCTCTGCTTCTAAAGGAGATGTACCAAAGTTGAAAAGGCTGTTGTTTTCTCTATACCATCCTGGGAATTTTTACTTGATTCATTTGGATTTAGATGCACCAGAAGCTGAGCACAAAGAGATTTCAAGATTTGTGGGTGGGAACACTGTTTTTGGAGAAATTAATAATGTTTGGATTGTGGGAAAGCCTAATTTGGTAACTTATAGAGGACCAACTATGCTTGCTACTACACTTCATGCAATGTCTATGCTTTTGAGGATTGCTAAATGGGATTGGTTTATTAATCTCAGTGCCTCTGATTATCCTTTAGTTACTCAAGATG ATCTGATCCATGCCTTCTCTGACATACCAAGGGATCTAAATTTTGTACAACACACCAGCCACATGGGTTGGAAACT GAATAAGAGAGGAAAGCCAATTATAATAGACCCTGGTCTACATAGTTTGAACAAATCAGAGATCTGGTGGGTTATCAAGCAAAGAAGTCTCCCTACTGCTTTCAAGCTTTATACAG GTTCAGCTTGGACAATATTGTCCAGATCCTTTGCAGAATACTGCATAATAGGCTGGGAAAACCTTCCAAGAACTCTTCTTCTCTACTACACTAATTTTGTGTCATCACCAGAGGGTTATTTCCAAACAGTCATATGCAACTCCGAGGAATACAAGAACACTACAGTGAACCATGATCTTCATTACATAACTTGGGACAACCCCCCGAGACAACATCCCCGATCCCTCGGTCCAAAGGATTACCGAAGAATGGTCTTAAGCAACAGGCCATTTGCCCGGAAGTTCAAGAACAACAACCCTGTTCTTAATAAAATTGATCGTGATATTCTCAGAAGACGAAATGGACAGTTCTCAGCCGGAGGGTGGTGCACCAATGACGATGAGCGAGGTTGTCTTAGTCTCCAAGGTGAGAAATATGGCGTTCTAAGGCCTGGAACTGGGGCCAGAAGATTGAAAACATTGTTAAAGAAATTGGTATCTGCACCAAATTTTGCTAAGCGGCAGTGTAGATAA
- the LOC104108950 gene encoding lycopene beta cyclase, chloroplastic, with translation MDTLLKTPNKLEFLHPVHGFSVKASSFNSVKPHKFGSRKICENWGKGVCVKAKSSALLELVPETKKENLDFELPMYDPSKGLVVDLAVVGGGPAGLAVAQQVSEAGLSVVSIDPSPKLIWPNNYGVWVDEFEAMDLLDCLDATWSGTVVYIDDNTTKDLDRPYGRVNRKQLKSKMMQKCILNGVKFHHAKVIKVIHEEAKSMLICNDGVTIQATVVLDATGFSRCLVQYDKPYNPGYQVAYGILAEVEEHPFDTSKMVLMDWRDSHLGNNMELKERNRKVPTFLYAMPFSSNKIFLEETSLVARPGLRMDDIQERMVARLNHLGIKVKSIEEDEHCVIPMGGPLPVIPQRVVGTGGTAGLVHPSTGYMVARTLAAAPVVANAIIHYLGSEKDLLGNELSAAVWKDLWPIERRRQREFFCFGMDILLKLDLPATRRFFDAFFDLEPRYWHGFLSSRLYLPELIFFGLSLFSRASNTSRIEIMTKGTLPLVNMINNLLQDTE, from the coding sequence ATGGATACATTGTTGAAAACCCCAAATAAGCTTGAGTTTCTGCACCCAGTTCATGGATTTTCTGTTAAAGCTAGCTCCTTTAACTCTGTAAAGCCCCATAAGTTTGGTTCtaggaaaatttgtgaaaattggGGTAAAGGGGTTTGTGTTAAGGCTAAGAGTAGTGCCCTTTTGGAGCTTGTACCTGAGACCAAAAAGGAAAATCTTGATTTTGAGCTTCCTATGTATGACCCTTCAAAAGGTCTTGTTGTAGATCTAGCTGTGGTTGGTGGTGGACCCGCTGGACTTGCAGTTGCACAGCAGGTTTCGGAGGCTGGACTATCGGTTGTTTCAATCGATCCATCGCCGAAATTGATATGGCCCAATAACTATGGTGTTTGGGTGGATGAATTTGAGGCCATGGATTTGTTGGATTGCCTCGACGCCACATGGTCAGGTACtgttgtttatattgatgacaatACAACTAAAGATCTTGATAGACCTTATGGAAGGGTTAATCGGAAACAACTTAAGTCCAAAATGATGCAGAAATGCATACTAAACGGTGTTAAATTCCACCACGCCAAAGTTATAAAGGTAATTCACGAGGAAGCTAAATCTATGCtgatttgcaatgatggtgtaaCTATTCAGGCAACGGTGGTGCTTGATGCAACTGGCTTCTCAAGATGTCTTGTTCAGTATGATAAGCCATATAATCCTGGATATCAAGTAGCTTATGGCATATTGGCAGAAGTGGAGGAACATCCCTTTGATACAAGTAAGATGGTTCTCATGGATTGGCGAGATTCGCATCTTGGTAATAATATGGAGCTGAAGGAGAGAAATAGAAAAGTTCCAACTTTTTTGTATGCCATGCCATTTTcatcaaataaaatatttcttgAAGAAACCTCACTTGTTGCTCGTCCTGGATTACGTATGGACGATATTCAAGAAAGAATGGTGGCTCGTTTAAATCACTTGGGTATAAAAGTTAAGAGCATTGAAGAGGACGAGCATTGTGTAATTCCGATGGGAGGCCCCCTTCCTGTAATACCTCAGAGAGTTGTTGGAACTGGTGGTACAGCTGGTCTGGTTCATCCCTCAACAGGTTATATGGTAGCAAGGACCCTAGCTGCAGCTCCGGTCGTCGCTAATGCAATAATTCACTACCTTGGTTCTGAGAAAGACCTTTTAGGTAATGAGTTATCTGCAGCTGTTTGGAAAGATTTGTGGCCCATAGAAAGGAGACGTCAACGAGAGTTCTTTTGTTTCGGTATGGATATTCTTCTGAAGCTTGATTTACCCGCTACAAGAAGGTTTTTCGATGCCTTTTTTGATCTAGAACCTCGTTATTGGCATGGCTTCTTGTCATCTCGCCTGTATCTTCCTGAGCTTATATTTTTCGGGCTGTCCCTTTTCTCTCGCGCTTCAAATACTTCTAGAATAGAGATTATGACAAAGGGAACTCTTCCTTTGGTAAATATGATCAACAATTTGTTACAGGATACAGAATGA